Below is a genomic region from Oncorhynchus tshawytscha isolate Ot180627B unplaced genomic scaffold, Otsh_v2.0 Un_contig_3324_pilon_pilon, whole genome shotgun sequence.
TCACTTTGTTAATCAATGTACAAATACTTTTTGCAAAACAATTCATCTGTCTTGTTAAGCTGCAGTATCTGGACTTGACACAGAATTTAATTTCAAACATTGAAGACTTTGCTTTCCTGGGATTAACAAATCTGGAGTCCTTGGACATTACAAGTAATAAGATAACACAGATAAATGCAAACACATTTTATGGTTTACATAGTTTGACATGGTTAGACCTCAGGAACAATCCACTTATTCACAACATTGAGGCAATGTCTTTCACACACCTCATGTCTCTTAGACAAGTGTTTCTCGGGCAAGTGCACAACCCACTAACAGAACCTGTGATCAAGCTGAATCTGACACTTATATTTGGTGGAATTCTGAGTCAACTGACTCATCTGTACATTAGTTCAGCTATGAGGCCAATGCAGTTGACTATCGGCAGTAACATCACATCTAAACAGAACCTGAGTCTCCAGCTCAAAGGCCAGACGGTGTCATTTCAGGACTGTGACAGACCTTTCTTTCAGTCTGTAACCCATCTTCATGCTGAAGCTGAAGAATTCCTTTGTGGATCTGAATTCATGGGAAAGTACTTCACGTCTGTGGAGACATTTGACTACAGATCGAAGCTTTCAGCTAAAAGGGTTGATTTAACATCAATTAATCAGCTGATTCACCTGAGGAAACTGACTCTACGACAGGTGGATCTTTTAACACAGCGTTCTGCCGACATCATTTTTCACAACTTGACCAAACTGGAGGATCTGGAACTTGACAACTGCAGGATTTATTCTTTAGAGGGGAGTTTAACTAAAGACTTGAAATCTTTGAAAACGTTGTATTTGCATATAGAGAACATTTATAATGTATTCTACAGCTTTACTGAACCTCTCTCTAGCCTTAAGCTTTTGACGTTTAATAATTTACAGATGTTTTGCAGTTGTGACAATGCTTGGCTCATTACATGGGCAAAGGGGTACAGGCAGGTTGAAGTGATCATGCTTGGTCCGTATGCTAAAACCGGTATGTATGCTTTGGAAGACTTGATATGCTTGTCGGACAATGGAATAGACACGCCTAATTATGTCAAGTACACAGAAGCCAACTGCACAACCGAGGTTGGCTTTGTGCTCTTTGCTGCAACTGGCCTGGGAGTCCTGTTCTTCATGCTGGTGGTGTTCGTCCATAACATCACCCTTGGCTGGCTGTCGGAGGACATGCGATCCAACACCAGGGGGCGCTACCACTACGATGCGTTTGTCTCCTATAGCGGGAAGGACAATCTCTGGGTGGTGGAGGAGCTGCTACCTAACCTGGAGCAGAGGGGTCCACCTTTCCTGCGCCTCTGTCTGCACAGCAGGGACTTCCAGCTGGGGAAGGACATTGTGGAGAACATCACAGACAGCCTCTACCGGAGCCGCCACACCCTCTGCCTAGTCAGCCGCCACTACCTACGCAGTAACTGGTGCTCTCTGGAGATGAAGCTGGCCACCTACAGGCTGCAGGTGGAGCAAAGggacatcctcctcctcatcttcctggAGAAGATCCCCCCTCTCCAGCTGTCTGCCCACCACAGGCTGGCTCGCCTGCTGAAAACCAGGACTTATCTGGACTGGCCCCAGGACCCCCATCAGCACCAGGCATTCTGGGACCGACTGTGGGCTAAACTGAAACCTCTGTCTGAAACGTGATGTCAGAGGTTGATGTACTGTAAGACATTCTGGACTGAAATGTGTCATCAGAGGTTAATGTGGGACATTGTGCTAGTGCAGATGTAATGTTGACACACATGTTGAGGTATGGTATTTGTCATTTAAAGTACTCCGTACAAATGTCAACCACTATTTGGGATTTGTTTTGACAATTCTGGTGAAGTCCTTTTAAATATTCTACCTGCATTTTTTATGATTCTTCTGAAATAATCCTGTTTCAACTTCTTAGAAAAACCTCTTAGAAAAACTTCCCCAAGTTTGA
It encodes:
- the LOC112242134 gene encoding toll-like receptor 13; protein product: MRPMQLTIGSNITSKQNLSLQLKGQTVSFQDCDRPFFQSVTHLHAEAEEFLCGSEFMGKYFTSVETFDYRSKLSAKRVDLTSINQLIHLRKLTLRQVDLLTQRSADIIFHNLTKLEDLELDNCRIYSLEGSLTKDLKSLKTLYLHIENIYNVFYSFTEPLSSLKLLTFNNLQMFCSCDNAWLITWAKGYRQVEVIMLGPYAKTGMYALEDLICLSDNGIDTPNYVKYTEANCTTEVGFVLFAATGLGVLFFMLVVFVHNITLGWLSEDMRSNTRGRYHYDAFVSYSGKDNLWVVEELLPNLEQRGPPFLRLCLHSRDFQLGKDIVENITDSLYRSRHTLCLVSRHYLRSNWCSLEMKLATYRLQVEQRDILLLIFLEKIPPLQLSAHHRLARLLKTRTYLDWPQDPHQHQAFWDRLWAKLKPLSET